In the Pseudomonas sp. ADAK2 genome, one interval contains:
- a CDS encoding phosphatase PAP2 family protein: MVSTSARPASRPLNFWVCLGVPAIAAIVLVLLELTDLDMNLARYFYDPAAGDFIGRHSYFLEDILHDRAKQVVIAFSVFAVIGFICAFFVEKLKPFKRELGCLVLSLGLATSFVTPVKVVTAVQCPWSLEQFGGHETYSELLSPRPHTDKPGRCWPGGHAATGFTLFALFFVLRDRRPRLARKAFIFAAALGTVFSISRMMQGAHFFSHNVWTAIFCWLICLGSYYYILYRPASKVERVGKAKPVSV, encoded by the coding sequence ATGGTTTCGACCTCTGCCCGCCCCGCCTCCCGCCCACTCAATTTCTGGGTATGTCTCGGGGTTCCCGCCATTGCGGCGATCGTTCTGGTGTTGCTCGAACTGACCGATCTGGACATGAATCTGGCTCGGTACTTTTATGATCCGGCGGCCGGTGATTTCATTGGCCGGCACAGTTATTTCCTCGAAGACATCCTGCATGACCGGGCTAAACAAGTGGTCATCGCTTTCTCGGTGTTTGCGGTGATCGGTTTTATCTGCGCGTTTTTTGTCGAGAAGCTCAAACCGTTCAAACGGGAGCTGGGTTGCCTGGTGTTGTCGTTGGGCTTGGCCACTTCATTTGTCACGCCGGTGAAAGTGGTGACGGCGGTGCAATGCCCCTGGAGCCTGGAACAGTTCGGTGGCCATGAAACCTACAGCGAACTGCTGAGCCCGCGTCCGCACACCGATAAGCCGGGCCGGTGCTGGCCGGGCGGTCATGCGGCCACCGGTTTTACCTTGTTTGCGCTGTTCTTTGTGCTGCGCGACCGTCGTCCTCGACTGGCGCGCAAGGCGTTTATCTTCGCTGCCGCTTTGGGCACGGTGTTTTCCATCAGCCGGATGATGCAGGGCGCGCACTTCTTCTCGCATAACGTGTGGACGGCGATTTTCTGCTGGCTGATTTGCCTGGGGTCGTATTACTACATCCTGTATCGACCGGCTTCCAAGGTTGAGCGGGTTGGCAAGGCAAAGCCGGTCAGCGTCTGA
- the colR gene encoding two-component system response regulator ColR, giving the protein MRILLVEDNRDILANLADYLGLKGYTVDCAQDGLSGLHLAATEHYDLIVLDIMLPGIDGYTLCKRLREDARRDTPVIMLTARDQLDDRLQGFKSGADDYLIKPFALSELAARIEAVMRRAQGGGRRALQVGDLSYDLDTLEVTREGRLLKLNPVGLKLLAVLMQKSPHVLRREILEEALWGDDCPDSDSLRSHVHQLRQVIDKPFAKPLLQTVHGVGYRLAEGRDGV; this is encoded by the coding sequence ATGCGAATTCTATTGGTTGAAGACAACCGCGATATCCTCGCCAATCTGGCCGATTACCTGGGGCTCAAGGGCTACACCGTGGATTGCGCGCAGGACGGCTTGTCGGGGCTGCACCTGGCGGCCACCGAGCATTACGACCTGATCGTGCTCGACATCATGCTGCCCGGCATTGACGGCTACACCCTGTGCAAGCGCCTGCGTGAAGACGCCCGTCGCGACACACCGGTGATCATGCTCACCGCCCGGGATCAGCTGGATGACCGTTTGCAGGGCTTCAAGTCCGGCGCCGATGACTACCTGATCAAGCCTTTCGCCCTGTCCGAACTGGCAGCGCGCATTGAAGCGGTCATGCGCCGGGCCCAGGGCGGCGGGCGCCGTGCGTTGCAGGTCGGTGACCTGAGCTACGACCTCGATACCCTGGAAGTGACCCGCGAAGGCCGCCTGCTGAAACTCAACCCGGTCGGCCTCAAGTTGCTGGCGGTACTGATGCAGAAAAGCCCCCATGTGCTGCGGCGTGAAATCCTCGAAGAAGCCCTGTGGGGCGATGATTGCCCGGACAGCGACAGCCTGCGCAGCCATGTTCATCAACTGCGCCAGGTGATCGACAAGCCTTTTGCCAAGCCTTTGCTGCAAACCGTGCACGGCGTGGGTTACCGCTTGGCCGAGGGCCGAGATGGAGTTTAA
- a CDS encoding sensor histidine kinase, producing MEFKQSLAQRIIIAFALMSALVAGAFAMGIVATVHLVEEKLISAGLGGDLQRLLLMDSVSDWSHRPEPDQLFYFSGGPGDFELPKDLRHLEPGFHEVFREQLSYHAMVEVVDGRRYVLLQDQSDFEERERVLFAVVLVGFVLSLALAVFLGWILARKVMAPVVRLARQVRHRDQLLGLAPPLAPDYAADEVGELAVAFDATLGRLRQALTRERLFTSDVSHELRTPLMVLASSCELLLENPGIDQRGRSQVERIARACEEMRELVQTFLMLARAQHEDASMSPQQTLSQVADGLLNLWREPIAYKGLALQFEPGNALNNRYNATLLQAVMGNLLRNALHYTETGFIRLTLTDTGFIVEDSGVGIPEEKREAMFEPFVRGSENRGEGLGLGLSLVQRICENQGWTVRLTTMEPNGCRFEVELGKPRV from the coding sequence ATGGAGTTTAAGCAGAGCCTTGCTCAACGAATCATCATTGCCTTTGCGCTGATGAGCGCGCTGGTGGCCGGGGCCTTCGCCATGGGCATCGTGGCGACCGTGCACCTGGTGGAAGAGAAACTGATTTCGGCCGGCCTGGGTGGCGACTTGCAACGGCTGTTGCTGATGGACAGCGTGTCGGACTGGAGCCACCGCCCGGAGCCAGACCAACTGTTCTATTTCAGCGGCGGGCCAGGGGACTTCGAGTTGCCCAAGGACCTGCGTCACCTGGAACCCGGCTTTCACGAAGTCTTTCGCGAACAGCTGTCGTATCACGCGATGGTCGAAGTCGTCGACGGCCGGCGTTATGTGCTGTTGCAGGATCAGAGTGATTTCGAAGAGCGGGAGCGAGTGCTGTTTGCCGTGGTCCTGGTGGGATTCGTCCTGAGCCTGGCATTGGCGGTGTTTCTCGGCTGGATCCTGGCGCGCAAGGTCATGGCACCCGTGGTACGGCTAGCTCGGCAAGTACGCCACCGCGATCAGTTATTGGGTTTGGCGCCGCCCTTGGCGCCCGACTATGCCGCGGACGAAGTGGGCGAGCTGGCGGTGGCCTTCGACGCCACGCTCGGGCGCCTGCGCCAGGCCTTGACCCGTGAGCGCCTGTTCACCAGTGACGTCAGTCATGAATTGCGCACCCCGCTGATGGTCCTGGCCAGTTCCTGCGAACTACTGCTGGAAAACCCTGGCATCGACCAGCGCGGTCGTTCCCAGGTCGAGCGTATCGCCCGGGCCTGTGAGGAAATGCGCGAACTGGTGCAAACCTTCCTGATGCTGGCCCGCGCCCAGCATGAAGACGCCAGCATGTCCCCGCAGCAGACGCTCAGCCAGGTGGCCGACGGGCTGCTCAATCTCTGGCGTGAGCCGATCGCGTACAAAGGGCTGGCCCTGCAGTTCGAGCCAGGTAATGCGCTGAACAACCGCTACAACGCGACCCTGCTGCAAGCGGTGATGGGTAACTTGTTGCGTAATGCGCTGCACTACACCGAAACCGGCTTCATTCGCCTCACCCTCACGGACACCGGGTTTATTGTCGAGGACAGTGGCGTCGGTATTCCCGAGGAAAAGCGCGAGGCGATGTTCGAGCCCTTTGTGCGCGGCAGCGAGAATCGCGGCGAAGGCTTGGGCCTGGGCTTGTCGCTGGTGCAGCGGATTTGTGAGAACCAGGGCTGGACAGTCAGGCTGACCACCATGGAACCGAATGGCTGCCGTTTTGAAGTGGAATTGGGTAAGCCGCGGGTCTGA
- a CDS encoding class I SAM-dependent methyltransferase, which translates to MAGPIKLDFSEKYDDQHAQKYLRKHQDGLGRRLSHWRDEQLARKALTLAGEPGLVLDLPSGAGRFWPLLAEKPNRVIIGADNSESMLKIATQSQPAEVVKRVQPLHTSAFDIALPDNAVDSIFCMRLLHHIGEAEHRLAILREFERVTRDSVIISLWVDGNFKAWKRKRAEKARGQEGYQNRFVLPAATVEKEFEQAGFRIQEQLDFLPLYAMWRVYVLRKR; encoded by the coding sequence ATGGCAGGCCCGATCAAACTGGATTTTTCGGAAAAGTACGACGATCAACACGCGCAAAAGTACCTGCGCAAGCACCAGGACGGTCTCGGTCGTCGATTGTCTCATTGGCGAGACGAGCAATTGGCACGCAAGGCGCTGACCCTGGCCGGTGAGCCCGGGTTGGTCCTCGATTTACCCAGCGGCGCCGGGCGTTTCTGGCCGTTATTGGCGGAAAAACCCAATCGGGTGATCATCGGAGCCGACAACTCCGAGTCAATGTTGAAAATTGCGACCCAGTCGCAGCCAGCCGAAGTGGTAAAACGGGTACAACCCTTGCACACTTCTGCGTTCGACATTGCCTTGCCCGATAACGCCGTCGACAGCATTTTCTGCATGCGATTGCTCCATCACATCGGGGAAGCCGAGCACCGACTGGCCATCCTGCGCGAATTCGAGCGTGTCACCCGTGACAGCGTGATCATTTCGCTGTGGGTGGACGGCAATTTCAAGGCCTGGAAACGCAAGCGTGCCGAGAAAGCGCGCGGGCAGGAAGGTTACCAAAATCGCTTTGTGTTACCGGCCGCCACGGTTGAAAAGGAGTTCGAACAGGCGGGGTTCCGTATCCAGGAACAACTGGACTTTTTACCGCTCTATGCCATGTGGCGAGTTTACGTATTACGCAAGAGGTAA